The following DNA comes from Helicobacter sp. 11S03491-1.
TGGCGCAAGGATAAATACTTGAGAAAGCTTGAAGCAATGATGATTGTGCTCAATAAAGATCATATCTATATCCTAAGTGGAACAGGTGATGTGGTAGAACCTGAAGATGGAAAAATAGCTGCTATTGGCAGTGGGGGCAATTATGCTTTGAGTTCAGCTAGAGCATTAGACAAATTTGCCCCCCTCCCTCCAAAGTCCATCGTGGAAGAATCCCTCAAGATTGCTGGGGAGCTTTGCATTTATACCAATACAAATATTAAGATTTTGGAGCTTGAATGAAAAATAATAAATTAGATATGACCCCTAAAGAAATTGTCAAATATCTAGATGAATACATAATCGGACAAAAAGAGGCTAAAAAATCTGTTGCCATTGCCTTGAGGAATCGCTACAGAAGATTACAACTCTCTGCAGAACTTCAAGAAGAAGTAACCCCCAAAAATATTTTAATGATTGGTTCAACAGGTGTGGGGAAAACTGAAATTGCAAGACGTATGGCAAAAATCATGGGACTTCCTTTTGTTAAAGTAGAAGCAAGTAAATATACAGAAGTGGGATTTGTCGGTAGGGATGTAGAGTCTATGGTGCGAGATTTAGTTTTGGCAAGCGTGAATTTGGTAGAAAATGAATATGAAGAAAAATCAAAAGAAAAAATACAAGATTTTATTATTGATAAAATTACTCAAAAACTTTTACCACCACTTCCAAATGGAGTTAGCGAAACAAAAAAACAAGAATATGACAATAGTTTTAAAAAAATGAGACAAAAAGTAAAGAATGGAGAAATGGATGATTATAAAGTGCAAATAGAACTCAATAGAAAAATGATAGACTCTGATAACAACATGCCTCCGGAAATTATCAAAGTCCAAGAAAGCATCATTAAAGTCTTAAGCAAAGAACAAGAAAAAATAAAAAAAGAAATGAACATCAAAGAAGCCAAAGAAGCATTAAAACCTGAGGCTTCAGAGGCAATTTTAGATTTTGAAATGATTAAACTGGAGGGGCTTAAAAGAGCCCAAGAAGCAGGGGTAATTTTCATAGATGAGATTGATAAAGTTGCAGTCAACTCAAAAGATAGTTCAAGACAAGATCCCAGTAAAGAAGGAGTACAAAGAGATTTGTTGCCTATCGTAGAGGGTAGTTGGGTCAATACAAAATATGGTCAAATCAAAACAGATCATATTCTTTTTATTGCAGCCGGAGCTTTCCATTTCAACAAACCAAGTGATTTGATCCCTGAACTTCAAGGAAGATTCCCTCTTCGTGTAGAATTAAATAGTCTTGATGAAGAAATAATGTATCAAATCCTTACCCAAACAAAAAGTTCTATTATCAAACAATACCAAGCATTATTGCAAACAGAAAGTGTTACAATAAAATTTGATGATGAAGCGCTTTTAGAGCTTGCCAAACTTTCTTATAATGCCAATCAAAAAACTGAGGATATTGGAGCTAGAAGATTGCATACTACAATTGAGCGAGTTTTAGAAGACATAAGTTTCAATGCCGATGAATACAAGAATCAGACCGTTCGTATTACACAAAAATTAGTCAATGAAAAATTAAAAGATTTGGTTGAAAATGTAGATTTAGCCAGGTATATTTTATAAAATGCAAGAGAACTTCAAATCCGGATTTGTAGCTATTGTAGGGCGTCCAAATTGCGGAAAAAGCACACTTTTAAATAAACTTCTCAAGCAAGATATTGCGCTGGTTTCTCACAAAGCCAATGCAACCAGAAAAAAGATGAATATCATTATTTCGTTTAAAACTAACAAAAATGAAGAATCTCAAATTATTTTTGTAGATACTCCGGGCTTGCACCACCAAGAAAAATTATTGAATCAATTTATGCTCAAAGAAGCCTTAAAGGCTATTTCAGATTGTGATTTATGTGTTTTTATGGCTTCAATCCATGATGATTTAAAATATTATGAAGAATTTTTGGATTTTAGCAATAAACCCCATATTTTGATTTTGAGCAAAATAGATACAGCAAGCAAGGAAAAAGTTTTGCAACAAATTGCAAATTATCAAAAATACGATCACAAATTTCTATCCCTTATCCCTATTAGCTCATCAAAGTCTATCAATCTTGAAAGTTTTCTCACAGAAGTTAGCAAACACCTACCCTATTCTCCTCCATTTTTTGACCTAGAAATCCTTACAGATGAAAGTCTTAAACAAATCTACAAAGAAATCATTCGTGAGAGTGTATTTAATAATCTAAGTGATGAAATTCCTTATGAAAGTGATGTGAAAATAGAAAAGTTTATTGAGAATAAGCATCTGGATCAAGTCTTTGGAAAAATTTTTGTCGAAAAAGAAAGTCAAAAAAGCATGGTTATAGGTAAAAATGCCCGGACAATCAAAAGAATTGGAAAGCAAGCCAGAGAAAAAATGGAAAAAATGAGTGAAAAAAAAGTTTTTTTACATTTGCAAGTTTTTGTTCAAAAATCTTGGAGCAAAGAAAAAGCAAATCTCAAAAAATTTGGATATGATTTTGAAGATTAAAGCTTAAAAGGAGCAGGAGTATGAGGTTTATTTTAAGTATAAGTTTAATGGCATGTTGCATGCTTTATGGAATGGATAGCCAAACTATTAAAATTATTCAAACTTACCGCACAAAAGGTATTGAGGCAACACAAACAATGCTGGAAAACTATTTAGTCCAAAAAGATTTTTGGTTGGGGGTTTTAAAAGATAAAGACACAGATTATGGGTATTATGAAAATATAGATTTTTTATTTGTATCTAATAAATTAATCCCAAATTTAACATTATATGAAGTTCAAGATGGTCATCTAAAAGAGATCAAACAAACAACTGCGTTAGTAGGATCCGGAAAAGGGAATAAAAAAATTGAAGGAGATCTAACTACGCCCATTGGAGTTTATGATATTACTGCAAAATTAACCGGACTCAATCAATATTATGGTCCATTGGCATTTGCTACAAGCTATCCAAATACTTATGACAAAATTCGAAAAAAAACAGGT
Coding sequences within:
- the hslV gene encoding ATP-dependent protease subunit HslV; translation: MFEATTILGYRGEYEGKKYALIGGDGQVTFGNCVLKANATKIRALYNGGVLSGFAGSTADAFSLFDMFERILEGRKGDLVRSILDFSKQWRKDKYLRKLEAMMIVLNKDHIYILSGTGDVVEPEDGKIAAIGSGGNYALSSARALDKFAPLPPKSIVEESLKIAGELCIYTNTNIKILELE
- the hslU gene encoding HslU--HslV peptidase ATPase subunit, with translation MTPKEIVKYLDEYIIGQKEAKKSVAIALRNRYRRLQLSAELQEEVTPKNILMIGSTGVGKTEIARRMAKIMGLPFVKVEASKYTEVGFVGRDVESMVRDLVLASVNLVENEYEEKSKEKIQDFIIDKITQKLLPPLPNGVSETKKQEYDNSFKKMRQKVKNGEMDDYKVQIELNRKMIDSDNNMPPEIIKVQESIIKVLSKEQEKIKKEMNIKEAKEALKPEASEAILDFEMIKLEGLKRAQEAGVIFIDEIDKVAVNSKDSSRQDPSKEGVQRDLLPIVEGSWVNTKYGQIKTDHILFIAAGAFHFNKPSDLIPELQGRFPLRVELNSLDEEIMYQILTQTKSSIIKQYQALLQTESVTIKFDDEALLELAKLSYNANQKTEDIGARRLHTTIERVLEDISFNADEYKNQTVRITQKLVNEKLKDLVENVDLARYIL
- the era gene encoding GTPase Era yields the protein MQENFKSGFVAIVGRPNCGKSTLLNKLLKQDIALVSHKANATRKKMNIIISFKTNKNEESQIIFVDTPGLHHQEKLLNQFMLKEALKAISDCDLCVFMASIHDDLKYYEEFLDFSNKPHILILSKIDTASKEKVLQQIANYQKYDHKFLSLIPISSSKSINLESFLTEVSKHLPYSPPFFDLEILTDESLKQIYKEIIRESVFNNLSDEIPYESDVKIEKFIENKHLDQVFGKIFVEKESQKSMVIGKNARTIKRIGKQAREKMEKMSEKKVFLHLQVFVQKSWSKEKANLKKFGYDFED